Genomic DNA from Haloarcula marina:
GGTCCACATCGGCGGTCGGGGCGCGACCGAAGAGGACCTCGAAATCCGTCGCATCGCCGTCGCCCTCCCGGTCGAGGCGTTCCTCGACCTCTTGGCGCGGTCGGGCGCGCTGTAGCGGGTTTCGTCGCCCGCGTGCTACTCGGTGACACCGGTACGTATTTGTGGGTCGGGCCGAAAGCGGGCCTATATGTCCGGTACTAGCCAGACCCCTCTCCGAGAGGTGGCAGCGAACGACGTGACCCCCGAGTCCGTCGACCCGGCCGAGATTCGGGCGGCCCTCGACGCCGACAGCGCACCGGTGCGCCAGCGTGGCGCGCGGGTCTGTACGACACTCGCCGAAGACGACACCGACAGCGTTCGTCCCGTCGTCGACGAACTCGGGCGGGCACTGACAGACGAGAACCCCGGCGTGGTCCAGACGGCCGCGGCGGCGCTCACACAGGCCGCGACGGCCGACCCAGCGGTCGTCGTCGAGACGCTCGACCGCGCGGCGGCGCTGGCCGACGCAGACCTCGGGGGCGTGCAGATAGCGGGCGCGCAACTGCTCGCCACCGTCGCGAAACAGGAACCGGCCCACTGCACGCCGGTCGTCGGGACGCTCCTCGACCGTCTCGGTCGCCCGCCAGCCAGCGACGACGACGAGTCGATGGCGGCGTGCGTTGGCGACGAAATCACCCAGCGGACGATTCGAGAGCACGAGGAGGAAGAACAGCAACACGAACGGGTCGCTCGGCAGGTGTTCGCCAACGTCGTCGTCGCGGTGGCCGAGGCAGAACCGTCGGCGCTCGTCGACCACGTCGACACCGTCGCCGACCTCACGACCGCCGAGGACCTCGTCGTGCGCGGGGCCGCGCTCGACGTACTCGGCGCGGTCGGAAGCGAATCGCCGTCGGCGGTCGACCCGGTCGCGGACGCGATTCTCGCCTGCCTCGACGCCGACGTGGGCGTTCTCAGGGCGCGAGCCGTGCGGACGCTCGGCTTCCTCGACGACGCACAGTACGCCGACGCGCTCAGCGACGTGGCGGCAACCGACCCGGACGACGAAGTCGCGGCGTTCGCCGCGGAGACGGCCGCCTTCCTCGAGGAGTAGTCAGTTCTCCATCGCCCGCTTCGTACAGTACCAGTACGTCCCGCCGAAGGTGACGAGACAGCCGACGACGAGTATCAGGTCGACGAGCGCGATGACGTAGGCGGCGGTGCCGGGTTGCAGAAACAGGAACGAGAACGCGAGCAGCAGCCCCATCACGATGACGACGGCGAGCATGAGCGGTATCTGGTTCCGCTGCTCGCAGAGGGCGTCCATGAGATTCTCTCTGAGTGCCATACGTTCGCATCCGTCCGAACGCTCATTAACGTCCCGGTCAGATTCGACGGTCGCCGCGGTAGACGTGGGCGGGTCCGCGCAACCTGCCGTCCCGTCGAAGCACCGCACCCGCGGTACCGCCGCTCGTCGGTACTTTTATAGGCTGAGCGCGGAATTCTCGGACGTATGAAACGCGGGCTTGTGAGCCTCAGAGCGACGGAGACGCATCGTGACCTGCTCTCGGAAGTGACGAACTGGACCGACGACGGCGACGAACTCGTCTTGCTGTGGCACCTCGACGGGGCGGAGTACGACGCGGACGTGGACACGCTCGAATCGGTCGGGCGGGTCGAACACGTCGACTACGACCACTCGGCCGTCATCGACGGCGCGGCGGCGGACGCGAAAGAGTTCACCGAACCGGTCCTGGCCGACGCCGATGTCGAGGCGCACGTGGTGGTCTCGGTCGACTCGGCGTCCAGTCGGGCGCGGAACGTCCTCGATACGGCCGCCGAACACGACTGCGACCACGCGTTCATCGTCGGCACGTCTCGCTCACCCACGGGCAAGGCCGTCTTCGGCGACTTCGCACAGCGGGTAATCCTCAACTTCGACGGCTACACCACCGTCGTCACCGAGTGAATCGGTCCGGGCCGACTGTGCAGTCCCACCGCTCCGACGAGTCGGGTTAGCGGAGTTCTGCGGCGAACGACTCGGTCGCGTCGCGCCACGCCGAGACGACGGCGTCGTACTCGGGGTCGCTGTCCCAGTCGTCGAGTGCGCCGTCGGCCGCGAGACGGTCGACGGTGCGTTGGACGCCCTCCTCCCACGAAACCGTCTGTCGGAAGTCGAGGTCACGGCGGGCCTTCGACGTGTCGAACACCGTCGAGAACTGGAAGTGGTCCAGCAACGCCGTCGTTCGGTCGGGGACTGCCTCGCGGAGCGCGTCGGTCGGGACGTGGACGAGTTCGGGGTCCGGGGCGTCCAGTGCGGCCGCCGCCCGCCGGTGGTACTGGTTCCACGTCATCGCTTCCGTCGCCGTCGTGTGGTACGCCTCGCCGATGGCTTCGTGATTCCCGATGGCAGCCACGAACGCGGCGGCCACGTCGTCGCGGTGACAGGGGGCCCAGACCGAGGTGCCGTCGCCGTGGACGACTATCGGCTTGCCCTCCCGGAGTCGGTCGACGTAAGCGCCACTGGAGAGCGTGTTGTTGAGGCTGCCGCCTTCGCCGTAGGTGTCCCACGGGCGGATAATCGTCGCCGGGAACCCGTCCGCTCGGTAGGCCTCGAACAACAGGTCCTCGCAGGCCGCCTTGTCCGCGCCGTACTCGCTGACCGGCGGTTCGCGCGCCGCCCGTTCCCGAACCGGCATCGTCGCGACGGGTCGGTGATACACGTCGACCGTGCTACAGAAGATGTACTGGTCGACGTGCCCGGCGAACACGTCGATGGCCGTCTCGACGTCCGCCGGGTCGAAGCCGACCATGTCTATCACGCACCCCAGCGAGATGGCGTCTCGCGCCCGTTCCAGCGCCTCGCGGTCGGTCCGGTCGCCCGTGATGCGGTCGACGGACGCGGGCAGGTCCGCCTCGGTTTCGCCGCGCGTGAACACCGTCACGTCGTGGCCCGCCGCGACCGCCTGTCGGGTAATTCCCGTGCTGATGAGGCCCG
This window encodes:
- a CDS encoding HEAT repeat domain-containing protein — protein: MSGTSQTPLREVAANDVTPESVDPAEIRAALDADSAPVRQRGARVCTTLAEDDTDSVRPVVDELGRALTDENPGVVQTAAAALTQAATADPAVVVETLDRAAALADADLGGVQIAGAQLLATVAKQEPAHCTPVVGTLLDRLGRPPASDDDESMAACVGDEITQRTIREHEEEEQQHERVARQVFANVVVAVAEAEPSALVDHVDTVADLTTAEDLVVRGAALDVLGAVGSESPSAVDPVADAILACLDADVGVLRARAVRTLGFLDDAQYADALSDVAATDPDDEVAAFAAETAAFLEE
- a CDS encoding universal stress protein; protein product: MKRGLVSLRATETHRDLLSEVTNWTDDGDELVLLWHLDGAEYDADVDTLESVGRVEHVDYDHSAVIDGAAADAKEFTEPVLADADVEAHVVVSVDSASSRARNVLDTAAEHDCDHAFIVGTSRSPTGKAVFGDFAQRVILNFDGYTTVVTE
- a CDS encoding NAD-dependent epimerase/dehydratase family protein encodes the protein MEALIIGGTGLISTGITRQAVAAGHDVTVFTRGETEADLPASVDRITGDRTDREALERARDAISLGCVIDMVGFDPADVETAIDVFAGHVDQYIFCSTVDVYHRPVATMPVRERAAREPPVSEYGADKAACEDLLFEAYRADGFPATIIRPWDTYGEGGSLNNTLSSGAYVDRLREGKPIVVHGDGTSVWAPCHRDDVAAAFVAAIGNHEAIGEAYHTTATEAMTWNQYHRRAAAALDAPDPELVHVPTDALREAVPDRTTALLDHFQFSTVFDTSKARRDLDFRQTVSWEEGVQRTVDRLAADGALDDWDSDPEYDAVVSAWRDATESFAAELR